Proteins co-encoded in one Flavobacterium sp. M31R6 genomic window:
- a CDS encoding GNAT family N-acetyltransferase — MIYTRNATLDDLAILLEFEQGIIAAERPFDPTLKEEKISYYDIGKMILALDVEVVVAVLDDQIIGSGYARIENAKPYLNHKLYAYLGFMYTHSDHRGKGVNTQIIEALSKWVHSQGIFEMRLDVYSDNSSAIRAYEKAGFKKHLINMRIGL; from the coding sequence ATGATTTATACGCGAAATGCAACCTTAGACGACCTAGCCATACTCCTGGAATTTGAGCAAGGGATTATTGCCGCCGAGCGTCCATTTGACCCAACATTGAAAGAGGAAAAAATAAGTTATTATGACATAGGAAAAATGATTTTGGCCCTAGATGTTGAAGTCGTTGTTGCCGTTTTGGATGACCAAATTATAGGCTCCGGATATGCCAGAATTGAGAATGCAAAACCCTATTTGAATCACAAATTATATGCCTATTTGGGTTTTATGTACACGCACTCGGATCACCGCGGAAAAGGAGTAAATACCCAAATTATTGAAGCGCTAAGCAAGTGGGTTCACTCACAAGGTATATTTGAAATGCGATTGGATGTTTATAGTGACAATTCTTCGGCAATAAGAGCATACGAAAAGGCAGGCTTCAAAAAGCATTTAATCAATATGCGTATTGGTTTATAG